Proteins from a single region of Streptomyces glaucescens:
- the pheT gene encoding phenylalanine--tRNA ligase subunit beta, with product MRVPLSWLREYVDLPATETGRDVQAKLISAGLEVETVEQLGHDLKGPLVVGQVLTIEELEGFKKPIRFCTVDVGRANGTGEPQEIVCGARNFAVGDKVVVVLPGATLPGGFSIAARKTYGKVSHGMICSSDELGMGDDGSKGIIVLPPETEVGRDAIELLELVDEVLDIAVTANRGDCLSIRGVARETAIAYGLPLRDPALLDVPAPNAFGYPVKISEPLGCDRFTARTVSGLRPEARSPIWLQRRLQKVGMRPISLAVDVTNYVMMELGQPLHAYDRKLVQGTIGVRRAEEGEKIVTLDGVERKLHAEDLVITDERGPIGLAGVMGGADTEIADLPQALDSARAGGTPVDAEGATTDVVIEAAHFDAVSIARTARRHKLSSEASRRFERGVDPQAASAAAQRTVDLLVLLAGGTADAGVTEVIAPSAPHTITVPADHPDRVAGVTYGRETVVRRLQEIGCDVYGQDELIVTVPSWRPDLLEANDLAEEVIRLEGYENLPSTLPKPPSGRGLTHRQRLHRRVGRALAGAGYVEAPNYPFVSEQVFDQLGLDADDPARRVVRLVNPLSDEEPALRTSLLPGLLGALRRNDGRGSHDLALFETGLVFHPRAERPVAGHVPVDRRPTDEEIAALDAALPEQPRHVAVVLAGAREQAGWWGKGRPADWADAIEAARAVAREAGAGLVVRKGRYGPWHPGRCAELVVVADGAEQVVGHAGELHPRVLKALGLPGRTCAMELDLDALERAGDDTPQAPGISTFPVATQDVALVVDKPVPHAEVEAALREGAGELLEAIRLFDVYENAEQLGDGKKSLAYALRFRAGDRTLTVDEASAARDAAVALAAERTGAVLRG from the coding sequence ATGCGGGTCCCGCTTTCTTGGCTGCGGGAGTACGTCGACCTGCCGGCCACCGAGACCGGCCGTGACGTCCAGGCCAAGCTCATTTCGGCCGGTCTGGAGGTCGAGACGGTCGAGCAGCTCGGCCACGACCTCAAGGGTCCCCTGGTCGTCGGCCAGGTGCTGACCATCGAGGAGCTGGAGGGCTTCAAGAAGCCGATCCGCTTCTGCACCGTCGACGTCGGCCGGGCCAACGGCACCGGCGAGCCCCAGGAGATCGTCTGCGGCGCCCGCAACTTCGCGGTCGGCGACAAGGTCGTCGTGGTGCTCCCCGGCGCCACCCTGCCGGGCGGCTTCTCCATCGCCGCGCGCAAGACCTACGGCAAGGTCTCGCACGGCATGATCTGCTCCAGCGACGAGCTGGGCATGGGAGACGACGGCAGCAAGGGCATCATCGTGCTGCCGCCCGAGACCGAGGTCGGCCGCGACGCCATCGAGCTGCTCGAACTGGTCGACGAGGTGCTGGACATCGCCGTCACCGCCAACCGCGGCGACTGCCTGTCCATCCGCGGCGTCGCCCGCGAGACCGCCATCGCCTACGGCCTGCCGCTGCGCGACCCGGCGCTGCTCGACGTCCCGGCGCCGAACGCCTTCGGCTACCCGGTGAAGATCTCCGAGCCGCTCGGCTGCGACCGCTTCACCGCCCGCACCGTGTCCGGGCTGCGCCCCGAGGCCCGCTCCCCGATCTGGCTCCAGCGCCGGCTGCAGAAGGTCGGCATGCGCCCGATCTCCCTGGCCGTCGACGTCACCAACTACGTGATGATGGAGCTGGGCCAGCCGCTGCACGCCTACGACCGCAAGCTGGTCCAGGGCACGATCGGGGTGCGCCGGGCCGAGGAGGGCGAGAAGATCGTCACCCTCGACGGCGTCGAGCGGAAGCTGCACGCCGAGGACCTGGTCATCACCGACGAGCGCGGGCCCATCGGCCTCGCGGGCGTCATGGGCGGCGCCGACACGGAGATCGCCGACCTCCCCCAAGCTCTCGACTCCGCTCGAGCAGGGGGGACCCCCGTGGACGCCGAGGGCGCCACCACCGACGTGGTGATCGAGGCCGCGCACTTCGACGCGGTGTCCATCGCCCGCACCGCCCGCCGCCACAAGCTGTCCTCCGAGGCGTCGCGCCGCTTCGAGCGCGGTGTCGACCCGCAGGCCGCCTCCGCCGCCGCCCAGCGCACCGTCGACCTGCTGGTGCTGCTCGCGGGCGGTACCGCCGACGCCGGGGTCACCGAGGTCATCGCGCCGTCCGCGCCGCACACCATCACCGTGCCCGCCGACCACCCGGACCGGGTCGCGGGCGTCACCTACGGCCGGGAGACCGTCGTACGGCGGCTCCAGGAGATCGGCTGCGACGTGTACGGGCAGGACGAGCTGATCGTCACCGTCCCGTCCTGGCGCCCCGACCTGCTGGAGGCCAACGATCTCGCCGAGGAGGTCATCCGGCTGGAGGGCTACGAGAACCTGCCCTCCACCCTGCCCAAGCCGCCGTCCGGCCGCGGCCTGACGCACCGCCAGCGGCTGCACCGCAGGGTCGGCCGGGCACTGGCCGGTGCCGGCTACGTCGAGGCGCCGAACTACCCGTTCGTCAGCGAGCAGGTCTTCGACCAGCTCGGCCTGGACGCCGACGACCCCGCCCGCCGCGTGGTCAGGCTCGTCAACCCGCTCAGCGACGAGGAGCCCGCGCTGCGCACCTCGCTGCTGCCGGGCCTGCTCGGCGCGCTGCGGCGCAACGACGGGCGGGGCTCGCACGATCTCGCGCTGTTCGAGACCGGCCTGGTCTTCCACCCGCGTGCGGAGCGGCCCGTCGCCGGGCACGTACCGGTCGACCGCCGTCCCACCGACGAGGAGATCGCCGCGCTCGACGCCGCGCTGCCCGAGCAGCCCCGCCACGTCGCCGTCGTCCTCGCCGGCGCCCGTGAGCAGGCCGGCTGGTGGGGCAAGGGCCGTCCGGCCGACTGGGCCGACGCGATCGAGGCCGCCCGGGCCGTCGCCCGTGAGGCCGGGGCCGGCCTGGTCGTCCGCAAGGGGCGGTACGGGCCGTGGCACCCGGGCCGGTGCGCCGAGCTGGTCGTCGTCGCCGACGGCGCCGAGCAGGTCGTCGGCCACGCGGGCGAGCTGCACCCGCGCGTGCTGAAGGCGCTCGGGCTGCCCGGGCGGACCTGCGCGATGGAGCTGGACCTGGACGCCCTGGAGCGGGCCGGCGACGACACGCCGCAGGCGCCGGGCATCTCCACCTTCCCCGTGGCCACGCAGGACGTCGCGCTCGTCGTGGACAAGCCGGTGCCGCACGCGGAGGTCGAGGCCGCGCTGCGCGAGGGCGCCGGCGAGCTGCTGGAGGCCATCCGGCTGTTCGACGTGTACGAGAACGCGGAGCAGCTGGGCGACGGGAAGAAGTCCCTGGCGTACGCGCTGCGCTTCCGGGCCGGTGACCGGACGCTGACGGTCGACGAGGCGTCCGCGGCGCGCGACGCGGCGGTGGCGCTGGCCGCCGAGCGGACCGGGGCGGTGCTGCGGGGCTGA